DNA sequence from the Euzebyales bacterium genome:
GAGGTCGTGAAGCGCAGCGCCGGATCGTCGCGCAGCCGGCGGAGGATCTCGTTCAGGTCCGTGCTGCCGAGCACGCGTCCCCCAAGCTCGCGGTACTCCTCGGCGAGGGCGGCGACCAGGTCCAGGCCGAGCTTGTGCTGCTGCTCCGGTGTGCCCCGGGTCATCGTGTGCAGCTGGACCGCGTCGGCGTACAGCTCCGCGCCGTCGGGCAGGTGGACCAGTCCGACCGCGTCGTCGGGCCGTGCCACCGGCGCGACGTCGTCGGCCAGCACGCGCCTGTGGCGCCGCAGCGCGGGGCGCACGTGGGTGGCGAGCACGTCGCCGAGCGCGGTCCTCCACCGTCGCGGGTCCGGCTGGCCGGGCGGCGCGGCGAGCAGCAGCGGATCGTGCGCCTGATCGGTCGCGAGGTAGCGGTCGATCATGCGCACGGTCGCGACCACCAGGCGGGCCGGCGGCACACAGCCACCGGCCACACCGGTCTGCAGCTGCGCCTCGGCATCAGCCAGCCACCCGGGGATGCGCCGGCACCGTGTCAGGTGGTCCTCGGCGTGCGCGCTGTCGCGCAGCACCAGCTTCGGCAGGGCGGCCAGCAGCCCTGCCGCTGCGGAGCCGATGCCGGCGCCCGAGGTCATCGGGCCGGCGGCGGTCTGCAGGTAGCGGTCGTCGAGGTCGTGGGTGGCGTGCGCGACGGCGTGGGCCGCGACGTCCAGGGTGACGCGGTCAGTGGTCGAGGATGCCGCGCGATCGATCCGTCCGAGCCGGTCGGCCAGGGCCGTCAGGCGCCGTCGGGTGGCGGCGATCCCGGCGGGCGACACGTCCGGCACCGCTGTGTCGAAGCGGTGGTCGCCAAGCAGGCTGGCGTCGACGGGTGACGCCGCCATCAGCGCGTCATGGACGTCGTCGGCGACCGTTGCCACCGCGTCGGTCATCTCGGCTCGCCTCCCCGTTTCCGGTACGCGATCGCTGGGAACCCGTCACTGCACCGGGAACGGTGGCTGGATCCACGGCGGCACGTCGTCGACGCTGACGCGCGTCACCCACTTGACCCACCAGAACCCCCGCCGGCCGGGCGCAACCAGCCGCGCCGGCGCACCGTGGCCTGACGACAGCGGGGCTCCGGCCACGTCGAGCGCGAGCAGCAGGTCACCGGCCGCCGCGACGGGGAACGCGCGCGCGTAGCCGGTGAGGGAGGTCACCACCAGGCGTCGGCCGACGTTGGCAGCGACGAGCGCCGACAACGGCACCCCCGACCAGGTCTGCGCGGCGTACCACCCGCCCGTGCAATCGAGGACGGCCCGCCGCCGCACCGCGGGCAGCACCCGCAGGTCCCGCAGCGACAGGCGCCGCGCCGACCCCGGCGCGTCGATCGTCACCGACCACGCCCCGGTGTCGATGGCCGGCACCGTGTCGGACAGCCACTGCGTCACGGGCATGCGCTCCGGTGCGTCGGTGCCCCGCTCGTGCGAGCCGGTGAACCGCCTGCGCGCGCCGCGCAGCACATAGAGGCCGTCGGCCGCCCACCAGGCAGCGCCGGCGGCGAGGGTCAACCCGGCGGCCTGTGCCGTCGCCCGACGACCGACGTCGGTGGGACGCGGTCGGACCGGCCTGGTCGCCACGTGCCACGCCGCCGGGACGACCGCCAGCAGCGCAGCACCGACGTGCAGTTGCATCGCGGTGATGCCGAGCAGCGACGTGACCCCCGCGGCGTGGGCGATCCCCCCAGCGACGGTGACGGCGACGAGGACGAGCAGCGCCAGCCCCGCCCGGTGGGCACGATGTGGCCGGCGCAGGCCCCGGTGCACGATCTGCTGCTTCCAGGGAGTGAGAAGGACGACGGCGAGGCCCGCCATCCCGTGCGCGACGACGACCGCCCGCCCGGCGGCGGTGCCGACGGCGAACGCGCCGACGCCCGTGCCCATCGCGACGACGAGCGCGACGAGCAGCGCCAGGTTGGTACGGCGGCCGGCCATCTCGTCCGAGCCTACGCGCCGCCTCGACCAGGGTCACAGGTTGCCGGACTCGACGAGCGCCTCTGCGACGATGGTGACCAGATCGGCACCGCGTGAGGTCAGCTGGTCGACGGCGAGCTCGAACGCACGGCGCACCTCGGCGGTGTGGTGCGGCTCGTCCGGCGCGGCCATCCACCCCGACCATTGAGCGCATCTGGGTGCACCCACTCGCGACCGGCGCGCGCTCCCCGCGCAGGTCGTCGTCGCATCGGTGGTACGCCCGGCGGCCAGGTGGGGTAGGTACGTGCATGCATCGTGCGTCGAGAGGTCGTCATGGATCAACCGAGTACGCCACCGGACACACTGCTCGTCGTGTTCGGCGCCAACGGCGACCTGTCAAAGCGCAAGCTGCTGCCGGCGCTGTGGAACCTGGAGGAGGAGGGCCTCCTTCCAGCGCACTGGCACCTGCTCGGCACGGCGCGCAGCGAGGTGAGCGACGAGGAGTTCCGCGAGCTGGCCCGTGACGCGGTCGTCGAGCACGAGCGCTGCGCGTTCGACGAGGACCGCTTCGCACGCTTCCGGCAGCACCTGAGCTTCGTGTCCACCGACTTCCGCCCCGGCGACACCCAGGTCCTGTCCGACGCCGTCGCCCACGCGACCCGCCAGTTCACCGACGACCCGCAGCTCCTGCTCTACCTGTCCACCCCACCGAGCACGTTCGGGCGCATCACCGCCGGCCTCGGCGAGGCCGGGCTCGCGAAGGAGGCGCGCGTCGTCTTCGAGAAGCCGTTCGGCACCGATCCCGCGAGCTTCGCCGAGCTCGACGAGACGGTCCACAGCGTGCTGCGCGGGGATCAGGCGTACTTCATCGACCACTTCCTGGGCAAGGAGATGGTCCAAAACCTGCTGGCGTTCCGCTTCGCCAACGGCGCCTTCGAGGCCATGTGGAACCGCGCGCACATCGACCACGTCCAGATCGACGTGCCCGAGGACCTCGGCGTCGACAACCGGGTCGCCTTCTACGACCAGACCGGTGCGATCCGCGACATGCTGGTGACGCACCTCTTCCAGGTGCTGTCCATCGTCGCCATGGAGCCACCCGTCCGGCTGCGCTCGGGCCCGCTGACCGACGAGAAGTTCAAGGTGTTCGACTCGATGCGGTCGCTCGCCGCCGACGACGTCGTCATCGGCCAGTACGACGGCTACCGCGACCTCGAGGGCGTCGCCGAGGGGTCCGGGACCGACACGTACGTGGCGGCGCGGGTGCACATCGACAACTGGCGGTGGGACGGCGTGCCCTTCTTCCTGCGCACCGGAAAGGAGATGGCCGACAGGAAGCAGCTGGTCACGCTGGGCTTCCGGCGGCCGCCGGCCACGATGTTCCCGGAGGTGCCCGACAGTGGCCTGGAGCGCGACCACCTGACGTTCGACCTGTCAGGTGGGGGCGCGGGCTTCAGCTTCCTCGCCAAGGTGCCCGGCCCTGCCCTGCGGCTCGGACGCACCAACATGCGGTTCACCTACGGCGAGACCGGCAGCCAGCTGATCGGGCCGTACGAGCGGCTGATCCACGACGCGCTGCTCGGCGACCGCACCCTGTTCACCCGCACCGACGGCATCGCCCGGACGTGGGAGCTGGTCGAGCCGATCCTGGACATCGGCGATCCGCACCCGTACCCGCAGGGGTCGTGGGGCCCAGCGGCCGCCAACGACCTGATCGCGCCGCGGAGGTGGCACCTGCCACAGGATGCTGACCGGTTCAGCCTGCCGGAGATCTGAGCCGTCCATGTCGGTCAGCACGGACACGCGGCGGCGCGCCCGGTGGTCACGGTGGCTGCTGGCCGCGCTGCTGACGGCCACGCGCCTGGCGCACGTCGCGCTGCCGGAGGCGTTCGAGCGCGCCATCCCCCGGTGGCTGCCCGGCGGCCCCCAGCTGCTCAACCGGCTGGCGACGGTGGCGGAGCTCGGCTCGGCGACACTGCTGGTCTCCCATGAGACGGCCCGCACCGGTGGGGCACTCGCGTTCGTGACCCTCGCCGGCGTTTGGATCGCCACCGTGCAGGCGGCCGTCGATGGCGGCTACCGCGGACTGCCTGGCTGGCTCGGCGGCCCGGCCGTCGCGTGGATACGGATTCCCTGCAGCTGCCACTGCTGTGGTGGGCGTCGATGATCGCCCGCAGCACACCCGACGACCTGGAGGACCTGGAGACGTCATGACCCAGACAGCACAGATCGGCGTCATCGGCCTGGCAGTGATGGGCCAGAACCTGGCCCGCAACCTCGCCAGCCACGACATCGGCGTCGCCGTCTACAACCGCACGACCAAGCGCATGACTGAGTTCCTCGCAGCGCACGGCGACGACGGACCGATCGTCGGGGCCGAGACGATCGACGAGCTGCTCGAGGCCGCCGAGCGGCCACGGCGGTTGCTGCTGATGGTCAAGGCCGGCTCCGGCACCGACGCGGTGATCGACGAGCTGACCGACAGGCTCGACGAGGGCGACATCATCATCGACGGCGGCAACGCCCATTTCGAGGACACGCGGCGGCGTGAACGGGACCTGGCCGAGCGCGGCCTGCGGTTCATCGGCACGGGCATCTCCGGCGGCGAGGAGGGGGCCCTGCACGGACCGAGCATCATGCCGGGCGGGCGCGCCGACGCCTACGAGGAGGTCGGTGACACCCTCGAAACGATCGCCGCGTCGGTCGACGGCACTCCGTGCTGCACCTACCTGGGCCCCGACGGCGCCGGCCACTACGTCAAGATGGCACACAACGGCATCGAGTACGCCGACATGCAGCTGATCGCCGAGTGCTACGACCTGCTGCACCACGGCGCCGGGCTCGGCACCGACGAGCTCGCCCGCGTGTTCTCCGACTGGAACGCCGGCGACCTCGAGTCCTTCCTCATCGAGATCACCGCCGACATCCTTGCGACCGCCGATCCGCGCACCGGCCAGCCGATGGTCGACGTGATCGTCGACGAGGCGGAGCAGAAGGGCACGGGCCGCTGGACCGCGCAGCTCGCGCTCGAGCTCGGCGTGCCCTCCACCGCGATCACCGAGGCGGTGTACGCCCGCGCCGTGTCGTCACGCAAGGACGAGCGGCGGCACGCCGCGTCGCTGCTCGCAGGGCCCACGCCGGGCGGCGGGATCGACGTCGACGGGCTGGTCGGCGACGTGCGGGCGGCCCTGTACGCCGCCAAGATCGTGGTCTACGCGCAGGGCTTCGAGCAGTTGGCGGCGGCCTCGGACGAGTACGGGTGGGACCTCAACCTGGGCAGCGTCGCCACGATCTGGCGGGGTGGCTGCATCATCAGGGCGAAGTTTCTCGACCGGATCAAGCAGGCCTACGACGACGCGCCGGACCTGGACAACCTGCTGCTGGCCGACTACTTCCGCGACGGGGTCGCCGAGGGCCAGGCGGCATGGCGACGGGTCGTCAACCTCGCGGTCGACCATGGCATCGCGGCGCCCGCGCTGACCTCGGCGTTGAGCTACTACGACGGCGTGCGCCGCGAGCGGCTGCCGGCCAACCTGATCCAGGCGCAGCGCGACTACTTCGGTGCGCACACCTATCACCGGACGGATGACGAGGGCACCTACCACCTGCGCTGGACCCACGACGTGCGGGAGGAGCGCAGGGACTGAGCCCCCGCCCGACCGTGGTCACTCGCCGGCGGGCTCCTCGAGGTCGCCGGCCACGACGCGCTGCTCGTGGTCGCCCTCGGCGGCGCGGAGGCTGTCAGCGGAGTCGACCAGTCCTTGACCTCGGCGACGTCCTCTGCGGTGTCGAGTGTGACCACCGGCCGTCCCGTGATCTCACCCGCACGCATGACCAGGCTCACTGCCGCCTCCGGGCCTTGCGGTCGACGACGATCCCCCCGGACCGACGGCGGCGCTGGAGCAGCGCGAACGCCACGAACAGCAGCACCGTCACCACGACCGCGACGACCAGCCACCACACCCAGTCCATCCGTACCCCTTCGCGCCCGCCGCCTCCGCGGCGGAGCCACGCCGTGGTCGTACGGTACCCACAAACAGATCCCGGTTCTCCGGCCTGTCGATGTCGGACGGTCGTCAGCTCACGCCGCGGCGTCGATCATGTCGATGACGAAGACGAGCGTGTCGTGGGGCGCGATCGCGGGGGTCGGCGACTGCGCGCCGTAGCCCTGGGCGGGCGGGATCACGAGCAGGCGGCGCCCACCCACGCGCATGCCGGGGATGCCGTCGGTCCACCCCCGGATCACACCCGCCAGGGGGAACTGGATTGGCGTCCCGCGGTCCCACGACGCGTCGAACTGCCGTCCGTCGTTGGCCCACGACACGCCGACGTAGTGCGTCGTCACGGTCGCCCCCACCGGGACCTGCACGCCGTCACCCTCGACGAGGTCGAAGACGACCAGCTCGTCGGGCGGCGGCCCGGCAGGCAGGGTGATCGTGGGCTTGGTGCCTGACTCGCCGTCGACCGCAACACCGCCTACGGCGTCGGTGGTGCCGGCGGCATTCGGTGACTTCGACATCGTAGTGCTCCTCGGTCGCGACAGATCTGCACGTTCCAGTGGTACGACCACTGGTACACGAGCAGCCGCGGATCGGCGCGTGCACCGACGTTCTGCGACCGTGCCCATCCGGACAACCGGGCCTTCTGCAGCCCACTGACCTGCGCAGATGCGACGACACCGCGATCGCCGGCGGCCGCAAACATCACATCGGGAAGGTGGTCCTTCCCGCCCGGACAAGCCTTTCGCCCCGTTGTCCCACGGTGGCGACGCATGCTTGTGCGGTCAACGACGTCGACCGGGAGCGCTGCATGGTCCACCAGCCACGCCGGCGCTGCGCGCGCAGCGCCGGTGTCCTGCTTGGGCTGCTCGTCCTGGCCGCCGTCACGATCGGTCGCATGGTGGTGGTGCCTGGGCACGGACCGACCGCGCGTGCCGACACGCCCCCACCGGCGGAGGCCGCCGGCACGACGCTCGATCAGCGTGCCGAGCCGGTCTTCGTGGCGCTGAACGTCGATCGCGCAGATGCGGGGCTGGCGCCGCTGCGGCTCCACGCGGAGCTCACCGAGACCGCAGCCCGCGACGCATGCGCGATCGCCCGGGGCGACGTCCCACTCAGCGGCGACCGCGCGCGGATGACCGAAGCGGGCGGGCACCGCGAGAACGTCGGCATGGTGATCGACGACGATCCCGTCGCCGGTGCCCGGACCATGCACGACTGGTGGGCGCACACCCGCCGGCACCGGCGCAACCGCATGGATCCCGAGATGGACCGCTACGGCATCGGCGCATGCAACTCCGAAGATCGCACATACTACGTGGAGCGCTTTGCGCGGTAGCCGTCGTCGAACAAGGGGTTCTGGTTGGTCGAGCGCCACGCCTACGTCCTCGTGCACAGCCCGATCACGGGTCCCGGGACGTGGGAGCCGGTCGCCGACGAGCTCCACCAGCGCGGCATCCCCGCGACCGTCCCGGACCTGATCGACGACGGCTCACCGCCGTTCTGGCGCCAGCACGCCCGCTGTGTCGTGCGCAGCATCGCGGAGGACATCGATCCGGGCGCGCCGCTGGTGCTCGTCGCGCACAGCGGCGCAGGCCAGCTGCT
Encoded proteins:
- a CDS encoding DUF885 domain-containing protein codes for the protein MTDAVATVADDVHDALMAASPVDASLLGDHRFDTAVPDVSPAGIAATRRRLTALADRLGRIDRAASSTTDRVTLDVAAHAVAHATHDLDDRYLQTAAGPMTSGAGIGSAAAGLLAALPKLVLRDSAHAEDHLTRCRRIPGWLADAEAQLQTGVAGGCVPPARLVVATVRMIDRYLATDQAHDPLLLAAPPGQPDPRRWRTALGDVLATHVRPALRRHRRVLADDVAPVARPDDAVGLVHLPDGAELYADAVQLHTMTRGTPEQQHKLGLDLVAALAEEYRELGGRVLGSTDLNEILRRLRDDPALRFTTSETVLATAEASLRRAERAMGDWFDGMPRIPCEVRGIPALEAPESTIAYYQPPAVDGSRPGTYYVNTTEPHLRTRFEAEALAFHESVPGHHTQIATAMELDLPMLQRVHYLTAYAEGWALYVERLADQMGLYSDDVSRLGMLSFDSWRACRLVVDTGMHAFGWSRLRAVAYMRDNSPQAPSNIANEVDRYIGWPGQALAYMAGRIRIDTLRDRARRALGRRFDVAGFHRVVLGHGAVPLHTLGQLVDAWIRNRTA
- a CDS encoding molybdopterin-dependent oxidoreductase — protein: MAGRRTNLALLVALVVAMGTGVGAFAVGTAAGRAVVVAHGMAGLAVVLLTPWKQQIVHRGLRRPHRAHRAGLALLVLVAVTVAGGIAHAAGVTSLLGITAMQLHVGAALLAVVPAAWHVATRPVRPRPTDVGRRATAQAAGLTLAAGAAWWAADGLYVLRGARRRFTGSHERGTDAPERMPVTQWLSDTVPAIDTGAWSVTIDAPGSARRLSLRDLRVLPAVRRRAVLDCTGGWYAAQTWSGVPLSALVAANVGRRLVVTSLTGYARAFPVAAAGDLLLALDVAGAPLSSGHGAPARLVAPGRRGFWWVKWVTRVSVDDVPPWIQPPFPVQ
- the zwf gene encoding glucose-6-phosphate dehydrogenase, which codes for MDQPSTPPDTLLVVFGANGDLSKRKLLPALWNLEEEGLLPAHWHLLGTARSEVSDEEFRELARDAVVEHERCAFDEDRFARFRQHLSFVSTDFRPGDTQVLSDAVAHATRQFTDDPQLLLYLSTPPSTFGRITAGLGEAGLAKEARVVFEKPFGTDPASFAELDETVHSVLRGDQAYFIDHFLGKEMVQNLLAFRFANGAFEAMWNRAHIDHVQIDVPEDLGVDNRVAFYDQTGAIRDMLVTHLFQVLSIVAMEPPVRLRSGPLTDEKFKVFDSMRSLAADDVVIGQYDGYRDLEGVAEGSGTDTYVAARVHIDNWRWDGVPFFLRTGKEMADRKQLVTLGFRRPPATMFPEVPDSGLERDHLTFDLSGGGAGFSFLAKVPGPALRLGRTNMRFTYGETGSQLIGPYERLIHDALLGDRTLFTRTDGIARTWELVEPILDIGDPHPYPQGSWGPAAANDLIAPRRWHLPQDADRFSLPEI
- the gndA gene encoding NADP-dependent phosphogluconate dehydrogenase; the encoded protein is MTQTAQIGVIGLAVMGQNLARNLASHDIGVAVYNRTTKRMTEFLAAHGDDGPIVGAETIDELLEAAERPRRLLLMVKAGSGTDAVIDELTDRLDEGDIIIDGGNAHFEDTRRRERDLAERGLRFIGTGISGGEEGALHGPSIMPGGRADAYEEVGDTLETIAASVDGTPCCTYLGPDGAGHYVKMAHNGIEYADMQLIAECYDLLHHGAGLGTDELARVFSDWNAGDLESFLIEITADILATADPRTGQPMVDVIVDEAEQKGTGRWTAQLALELGVPSTAITEAVYARAVSSRKDERRHAASLLAGPTPGGGIDVDGLVGDVRAALYAAKIVVYAQGFEQLAAASDEYGWDLNLGSVATIWRGGCIIRAKFLDRIKQAYDDAPDLDNLLLADYFRDGVAEGQAAWRRVVNLAVDHGIAAPALTSALSYYDGVRRERLPANLIQAQRDYFGAHTYHRTDDEGTYHLRWTHDVREERRD
- a CDS encoding FKBP-type peptidyl-prolyl cis-trans isomerase — translated: MSKSPNAAGTTDAVGGVAVDGESGTKPTITLPAGPPPDELVVFDLVEGDGVQVPVGATVTTHYVGVSWANDGRQFDASWDRGTPIQFPLAGVIRGWTDGIPGMRVGGRRLLVIPPAQGYGAQSPTPAIAPHDTLVFVIDMIDAAA
- a CDS encoding CAP domain-containing protein, which encodes MVHQPRRRCARSAGVLLGLLVLAAVTIGRMVVVPGHGPTARADTPPPAEAAGTTLDQRAEPVFVALNVDRADAGLAPLRLHAELTETAARDACAIARGDVPLSGDRARMTEAGGHRENVGMVIDDDPVAGARTMHDWWAHTRRHRRNRMDPEMDRYGIGACNSEDRTYYVERFAR